The following proteins come from a genomic window of Nicotiana tomentosiformis chromosome 12, ASM39032v3, whole genome shotgun sequence:
- the LOC104103063 gene encoding protein GFS12 isoform X1, giving the protein MGREMCFECLQRKIQSDFSDQLIFCYGLSDSPIPFGSTAVVQPSNSNGEGLPQFQLTYMPLHKDSCLATYIDQYYLEDLEARTNSGSAQAVPVEIDQVQAEVSVGLSSDKTSSLETRSTECEDLQNGGKHTSLYGLGCQNLTCNFSGTFSCFRTLTALVPVARIGISSSALVECIISEFLAGSLEDQILHSLTLMIEGKRSGRESVNFLRLVGIPSFEEEHCPGCIRHPNISPTLGMLKNSGQLNLLLPKMPHTLENILHFSPGVLKSDWHMRYLIFQLLSGLAYMHGLGVSHGNVCPSSISLVDSLWCWLPICYKFLQSSVSISKIECNPDSGVSCCFSGCSLQGLYADLKLSQSTDWFSSFKCWWKGEMSNFEYLLVLNRLAGRRWGDNTFYTVMPWVIDFSVKPDENTDTGWRDLTKSKWRLAKGDEQLDFTYSTSEIPHHVSDECLSELAVCSYKARRLPLSVLRMAVRSVYEPNEYPSTMQRLYQWTPDECIPEFYCDPHIFYSIHSGMSHLAVPSWAGTPEEFIKLHRDALESDRVSRQLHNWIDITFGYKLCGDAAVAAKNVMLPSSAPSKPKSVGRRQLFTKPHPPRRLATVRICDTSNEAEMNQLPTSDMTEQALVVGTSFLHELEEAAAFSEHAPHLAPIYNLHPDDHEELDSPGKGLLTKKLENTTSRKTGYSTITVKPSVIDVNYLLKNIEVVDDVSMGYQALLLWKQKCSHPHILSEDVANDIFAVGCILAELHLRRPLFDPTSLAVYLECGVLPALVQELPPDTQVVVESCIQKDWRRRPSAKCLLDSPYFLATVKSSYLFLAPLQLIAKDESRLRYAAAFVRQGALKAMGTFAAEMCAPNCLKLVLNPLSDSEAEWGCIILTELLRCLNPEAVKKLVILAIQKILQGTGPSHLKVSLLQGSFVLDIWNKIGKQAYVETVHPFVVSNLLGTPCKSSAVAASVLLIGSSEELGVPVTVHQTILPLLHCFGKGLSDDGIDVLVRIGGLFGENFIVRQILPLLRIVILSCIDNSFANKHEAAQSWSSLVLMDCLMTLDGLTASLTREVLVKELVEDGRFLYLQVLMQTNLGIQVVEGAARNLLALCQQIGSDLTALHVLPKLRKLFDELAFSQEKAGHSSIQGGIRGPSTKGEDENKITSRLDLVMLLYPSFASLLGIEKLRQCCATWLLLEQFLLRRYNWKWESAGESSRSGPGTYARKLSLGESLTSECTPAKKLLNGLGWSTPQSQGKRGSKTPTLNRHLSSQHQDSADRNARGSDFSKMEPWYWFPSPAANWSGPDFIGRPGGSKDELPWKIKASVLHSVRAHHGVLRSIAVCQDECFLFTAGVGPGFKGIVQKWELSRIDSISGYYGHEEVVNDICLLASGGRVASCDGTVHVWNGQTGKLISVFAEFSTSSVQHTGPLAKASKLNAEQANMLHFNSLSGGILNTSFDGNLYTSMHYSEYLDNLVVGTGNGSLRFIDVRQGQKLHLWRSEATESNFPSLISSICSCASTKQQYGNPQYPSWVAVGQSSGYCRLFDVRSGKIISSWQAHDGFVTKIAAPEEHLLVSSSLDRTLRIWDLRRNWKSEPLASRGHSDGVSGFSIWGQNVISISRSKIGISSLASSSDEDAQQFVTPQYLYMGDRESKNASVLSSINILPFSRLFVVGTEDGHLKICC; this is encoded by the exons ATGGGAAGGGAAATGTGTTTTGAGTGTCTTCAACGTAAAATTCAATCAGATTTCTCAGACCAACTCATCTTCTGTTATGGTCTTTCCGATTCTCCTATTCCTTTTGGCTCTACTGCCGTCGTTCAG CCATCAAATTCAAATGGAGAAGGGTTGCCACAGTTTCAGTTGACTTATATGCCCCTTCATAAAGATAGTTGCTTGGCCACTTACAT TGATCAGTATTATTTAGAGGATCTTGAAGCAAGAACGAATAGTGGCAGTGCGCAGGCAGTTCCGGTGGAGATTGATCAGGTTCAAGCTGAGGTCAGTGTTGGACTCTCCAGTGATAAAACTTCTTCATTAGAAACTAGATCAACTGAATGTGAAGATTTGCAGAATGGTGGCAAACATACATCCCTATATGGACTAGGTTGTCAAAATTTGACCTGTAACTTTTCTGGTACGTTTTCTTGCTTTAGGACTCTGACTGCCCTGGTTCCAGTCGCTCGGATTGGGATTTCATCATCTGCATTAGTTGAATGTATTATTTCAGAATTCTTGGCTGGATCTCTTGAAGATCAAATTTTACATTCTTTAACTCTCATGATAGAAGGTAAAAGATCAGGACGAGAGAGTGTTAACTTTCTTAGATTAGTGGGGATTCCTTCATTTGAGGAAGAACACTGCCCTGGCTGCATAAGGCATCCAAACATTTCTCCGACTTTAGGAATGCTAAAAAATTCCGGTCAACTTAATTTGTTGCTTCCAAAAATGCCACATACCTTGGAAAACATACTTCACTTCAGCCCTGGTGTCTTAAAGTCTGACTGGCATATGCGGTATTTAATCTTTCAGCTATTATCAGGGTTGGCTTACATGCATGGTTTAGGTGTTTCCCATGGTAATGTCTGTCCATCCAGTATATCATTGGTTGATTCGCTATGGTGTTGGCTGCCCATTTGTTATAAGTTCCTCCAGAGTTCCGTTTCAATTTCTAAAATAGAGTGCAATCCTGATTCAGGAGTTAGTTGCTGTTTTAGCGGGTGCTCTTTACAAGGGCTTTATGCCGATCTAAAGCTCTCCCAATCTACAGATTGGTTTTCTAGCTTTAAATGTTGGTGGAAGGGTGAAATGAGTAACTTTGAGTATCTGTTAGTCTTAAACCGATTAGCAGGGAGAAGGTGGGGTGACAATACCTTTTATACTGTAATGCCATGGGTTATAGATTTTAGCGTGAAACCTGATGAGAATACTGACACGGGATGGAGAGATCTAACTAAGAGCAAATGGAGGCTGGCAAAAGGTGACGAGCAATTGGACTTCACGTATTCGACATCTGAAATTCCTCATCATGTATCAGATGAGTGCCTGTCTGAGCTGGCTGTCTGCAGTTATAAGGCAAGGAGGTTGCCCTTGAGTGTTTTGCGTATGGCTGTTCGTTCAGTTTATGAACCAAATGAATATCCTTCCACCATGCAAAGACTATATCAATGGACACCAGATGAGTGCATTCCAGAATTTTATTGTGATCCGCATATATTTTATTCTATACATTCTGGGATGTCTCATTTGGCTGTGCCCTCATGGGCGGGCACCCCCGAGGAATTCATCAAGTTGCATAGAGACGCTTTAGAAAGCGATAGGGTTTCACGCCAACTACATAATTGGATTGACATCACCTTCGGCTACAAATTATGTGGTGACGCTGCTGTTGCTGCCAAAAATGTTATGTTGCCCTCATCTGCTCCTTCAAAACCGAAATCAGTGGGACGCCGTCAACTTTTTACAAAACCACATCCTCCTCGGCGGCTTGCTACCGTGAGAATTTGTGACACGTCCAATGAAGCAGAAATGAATCAACTCCCAACAAGTGACATGACTGAGCAAGCTCTGGTTGTTGGAACTTCATTCTTGCATGAATTGGAAGAAGCAGCTGCATTCTCTGAGCATGCGCCTCATTTGGCTCCTATTTACAACTTGCATCCAGATGATCACGAAGAGCTTGACTCCCCTGGGAAAGGGCTATTAACTAAGAAATTAGAGAATACTACATCCAGAAAAACTGGCTATAGCACCATTACAGTCAAGCCATCTGTCATTGATGTGAATTACCTTCTCAAGAATATTGAAGTGGTCGATGATGTATCTATGGGATATCAAGCACTATTGCTTTGGAAGCAAAAATGTTCCCATCCACACATTTTGTCTGAAGATGTTGCTAATGATATCTTTGCAGTTGGCTGCATCTTAGCAGAACTTCACTTGAGAAGGCCACTTTTTGATCCAACCTCTTTAGCTGTGTACTTAGAGTGTGGTGTCTTACCTGCATTAGTACAAGAACTTCCCCCTGACACTCAAGTTGTTGTTGAATCCTGCATCCAAAAGGATTGGAGGAG GAGGCCTTCTGCCAAATGTCTTTTGGACTCTCCTTATTTTCTAGCAACAGTCAAGTCATCCTACTTGTTTCTTGCCCCCCTTCAGCTTATAGCAAAAGATGAATCACGACTTCGTTATGCTGCAGCTTTTGTCCGACAGGGAGCACTCAAAGCAATGGGAACATTTGCTGCCGAAATGTGTGCTCCTAACTGTTTGAAACTAGTCTTGAATCCTTTATCGGATTCTGAAGCTGAATGGGGTTGCATAATACTCACAGAACTTTTGAGGTGTCTGAATCCAGAAGCAGTAAAGAAACTGGTCATACTTGCTATCCAGAAGATTCTTCAG GGTACTGGTCCTTCACATTTGAAGGTTTCTCTTCTCCAAGGTTCCTTCGTGCTGGATATATGGAACAAGATTGGTAAACAAGCGTATGTGGAAACAGTACATCCATTTGTTGTATCAAACTTACTTGGTACTCCTTGCAAGAGCTCTGCTGTTGCTGCCTCTGTCCTGTTGATTGGCTCTAGTGAGGAACTTGGTGTTCCTGTTACTGTTCATCAG ACGATCTTACCTCTCCTTCACTGCTTTGGCAAGGGGCTCAGTGATGATGGAATTGATGTCTTAGTTAGAATTG GTGGTCTTTTTGGAGAGAATTTCATAGTCAGACAGATTCTACCGTTACTAAGAATTGTCATTCTTTCGTGCATTGACAATTCATTTGCAAATAAGCATGAAGCTGCACAGAGTTGGAGTTCTTTGGTCCTAATGGACTGTCTAATGACTTTAGATGGTCTCACTGCTTCCTTGACAAGGGAGGTGCTTGTTAAGGAGCTTGTTGAG GACGGCAGATTCTTATATCTTCAGGTTCTCATGCAGACCAACTTGGGAATTCAGGTGGTCGAG GGTGCTGCAAGAAATCTGCTAGCTCTTTGTCAGCAAATTGGATCAGATTTAACAGCATTACACGTCCTTCCAAAACTCAGGAAACTTTTTGATGAGCTTGCCTTCTCCCAGGAGAAAGCAGGCCATTCTAGCATCCAGGGCGGAATTCGAGGTCCCAGCACCAAGGGGGAAGATGAGAACAAAATTACAAGCCGTTTGGACCTTGT AATGCTTTTATATCCATCATTTGCATCTCTTCTTGGTATAGAGAAGCTTCGCCAGTGTTGTGCCACATGGTTGCTACTAGAGCAGTTTCTTCTGCGCCGTTATAACTGGAAG TGGGAATCCGCAGGGGAATCCTCACGAAGCGGTCCAGGAACATATGCTAGAAAGCTGTCTCTTGGTGAGAGCTTAACTTCTGAATGTACTCCAGCTAAGAAGTTGCTGAATGGTTTAGGGTGGTCAACACCTCAATCACAAGGAAAAAGAGGCTCCAAAACCCCTACATTAAACAGACATCTGTCTAGCCAACATCAGGATTCTGCAGATAGGAATGCAAGAGGCTCAGATTTTAGCAAGATGGAACCCTGGTATTGGTTCCCGAGTCCAGCTGCTAATTGGAGTGGCCCTGATTTTATTGGCCGTCCTGGTGGTTCAAAGGATGAACTTCCATGGAAAATCAAAGCATCTGTTCTGCACTCTGTTCGAGCACATCACGGAGTGCTAAGATCTATAGCAGTCTGCCAAGATGAATGCTTTCTTTTCACTGCTGGAGTTGGTCCAGGATTCAAAGGGATTGTTCAAAAGTGGGAGTTGTCAAGAATTGATTCTATATCTGGTTATTACGGCCATGAAGAG GTTGTGAATGACATTTGTCTTTTGGCATCCGGTGGAAGGGTAGCATCCTGTGATGGGACAGTGCATGTGTGGAATGGCCAAACGGGGAAGCTAATATCTGTGTTTGCAGAGTTTTCGACAAGCTCTGTGCAACATACTGGCCCTTTGGCCAAAGCTTCAAAGTTGAATGCAGAACAGGCTAATATGCTACATTTCAATTCATTGTCAGGTGGAATATTGAACACTTCATTTGATGGTAATTTATACACTAGTATGCATTACTCAGAATATCTGGACAATCTTGTTGTGGGTACTGGAAATGGCTCTCTCAG ATTCATTGACGTCAGACAAGGTCAAAAATTGCATTTATGGAGGAGTGAAGCTACTGAGTCCAATTTCCCTTCTCTGATTTCTTCCATATGCTCATGTGCTTCGACTAAACAGCAATACGGAAACCCTCAATATCCATCTTGGGTTGCTGTTGGGCAAAGTTCTGGCTATTGCAGATTATTTGATGTGAGGAGTGGAAAAATTATTTCCTCATGGCAAGCTCATGATGGTTTTGTCACAAAG ATAGCCGCACCAGAAGAACATTTGCTGGTTTCGAGCTCCCTTGACCGCACCTTAAGGATTTGGGACTTGAGAAG AAATTGGAAATCGGAACCCTTGGCTTCCAGAGGTCATAGTGATGGTGTTTCTGGTTTCTCCATTTGGGGACAAAATGTGATTTCAATATCCCGCAGTAAAATTGGGATTTCTTCTTTGGCCAGCTCTTCTGATGAA GACGCCCAGCAATTTGTTACGCCTCAATATCTCTATATGGGTGATCGTGAATCAAAGAACGCGTCTGTTTTATCAAGTATAAATATTCTACCTTTCTCGCGGCTCTTTGTTGTTGGAACAGAAGATGGTCATTTGAAGATCTGTTGCTAG
- the LOC104103063 gene encoding protein GFS12 isoform X2: MGREMCFECLQRKIQSDFSDQLIFCYGLSDSPIPFGSTAVVQPSNSNGEGLPQFQLTYMPLHKDSCLATYIDQYYLEDLEARTNSGSAQAVPVEIDQVQAENGGKHTSLYGLGCQNLTCNFSGTFSCFRTLTALVPVARIGISSSALVECIISEFLAGSLEDQILHSLTLMIEGKRSGRESVNFLRLVGIPSFEEEHCPGCIRHPNISPTLGMLKNSGQLNLLLPKMPHTLENILHFSPGVLKSDWHMRYLIFQLLSGLAYMHGLGVSHGNVCPSSISLVDSLWCWLPICYKFLQSSVSISKIECNPDSGVSCCFSGCSLQGLYADLKLSQSTDWFSSFKCWWKGEMSNFEYLLVLNRLAGRRWGDNTFYTVMPWVIDFSVKPDENTDTGWRDLTKSKWRLAKGDEQLDFTYSTSEIPHHVSDECLSELAVCSYKARRLPLSVLRMAVRSVYEPNEYPSTMQRLYQWTPDECIPEFYCDPHIFYSIHSGMSHLAVPSWAGTPEEFIKLHRDALESDRVSRQLHNWIDITFGYKLCGDAAVAAKNVMLPSSAPSKPKSVGRRQLFTKPHPPRRLATVRICDTSNEAEMNQLPTSDMTEQALVVGTSFLHELEEAAAFSEHAPHLAPIYNLHPDDHEELDSPGKGLLTKKLENTTSRKTGYSTITVKPSVIDVNYLLKNIEVVDDVSMGYQALLLWKQKCSHPHILSEDVANDIFAVGCILAELHLRRPLFDPTSLAVYLECGVLPALVQELPPDTQVVVESCIQKDWRRRPSAKCLLDSPYFLATVKSSYLFLAPLQLIAKDESRLRYAAAFVRQGALKAMGTFAAEMCAPNCLKLVLNPLSDSEAEWGCIILTELLRCLNPEAVKKLVILAIQKILQGTGPSHLKVSLLQGSFVLDIWNKIGKQAYVETVHPFVVSNLLGTPCKSSAVAASVLLIGSSEELGVPVTVHQTILPLLHCFGKGLSDDGIDVLVRIGGLFGENFIVRQILPLLRIVILSCIDNSFANKHEAAQSWSSLVLMDCLMTLDGLTASLTREVLVKELVEDGRFLYLQVLMQTNLGIQVVEGAARNLLALCQQIGSDLTALHVLPKLRKLFDELAFSQEKAGHSSIQGGIRGPSTKGEDENKITSRLDLVMLLYPSFASLLGIEKLRQCCATWLLLEQFLLRRYNWKWESAGESSRSGPGTYARKLSLGESLTSECTPAKKLLNGLGWSTPQSQGKRGSKTPTLNRHLSSQHQDSADRNARGSDFSKMEPWYWFPSPAANWSGPDFIGRPGGSKDELPWKIKASVLHSVRAHHGVLRSIAVCQDECFLFTAGVGPGFKGIVQKWELSRIDSISGYYGHEEVVNDICLLASGGRVASCDGTVHVWNGQTGKLISVFAEFSTSSVQHTGPLAKASKLNAEQANMLHFNSLSGGILNTSFDGNLYTSMHYSEYLDNLVVGTGNGSLRFIDVRQGQKLHLWRSEATESNFPSLISSICSCASTKQQYGNPQYPSWVAVGQSSGYCRLFDVRSGKIISSWQAHDGFVTKIAAPEEHLLVSSSLDRTLRIWDLRRNWKSEPLASRGHSDGVSGFSIWGQNVISISRSKIGISSLASSSDEDAQQFVTPQYLYMGDRESKNASVLSSINILPFSRLFVVGTEDGHLKICC; the protein is encoded by the exons ATGGGAAGGGAAATGTGTTTTGAGTGTCTTCAACGTAAAATTCAATCAGATTTCTCAGACCAACTCATCTTCTGTTATGGTCTTTCCGATTCTCCTATTCCTTTTGGCTCTACTGCCGTCGTTCAG CCATCAAATTCAAATGGAGAAGGGTTGCCACAGTTTCAGTTGACTTATATGCCCCTTCATAAAGATAGTTGCTTGGCCACTTACAT TGATCAGTATTATTTAGAGGATCTTGAAGCAAGAACGAATAGTGGCAGTGCGCAGGCAGTTCCGGTGGAGATTGATCAGGTTCAAGCTGAG AATGGTGGCAAACATACATCCCTATATGGACTAGGTTGTCAAAATTTGACCTGTAACTTTTCTGGTACGTTTTCTTGCTTTAGGACTCTGACTGCCCTGGTTCCAGTCGCTCGGATTGGGATTTCATCATCTGCATTAGTTGAATGTATTATTTCAGAATTCTTGGCTGGATCTCTTGAAGATCAAATTTTACATTCTTTAACTCTCATGATAGAAGGTAAAAGATCAGGACGAGAGAGTGTTAACTTTCTTAGATTAGTGGGGATTCCTTCATTTGAGGAAGAACACTGCCCTGGCTGCATAAGGCATCCAAACATTTCTCCGACTTTAGGAATGCTAAAAAATTCCGGTCAACTTAATTTGTTGCTTCCAAAAATGCCACATACCTTGGAAAACATACTTCACTTCAGCCCTGGTGTCTTAAAGTCTGACTGGCATATGCGGTATTTAATCTTTCAGCTATTATCAGGGTTGGCTTACATGCATGGTTTAGGTGTTTCCCATGGTAATGTCTGTCCATCCAGTATATCATTGGTTGATTCGCTATGGTGTTGGCTGCCCATTTGTTATAAGTTCCTCCAGAGTTCCGTTTCAATTTCTAAAATAGAGTGCAATCCTGATTCAGGAGTTAGTTGCTGTTTTAGCGGGTGCTCTTTACAAGGGCTTTATGCCGATCTAAAGCTCTCCCAATCTACAGATTGGTTTTCTAGCTTTAAATGTTGGTGGAAGGGTGAAATGAGTAACTTTGAGTATCTGTTAGTCTTAAACCGATTAGCAGGGAGAAGGTGGGGTGACAATACCTTTTATACTGTAATGCCATGGGTTATAGATTTTAGCGTGAAACCTGATGAGAATACTGACACGGGATGGAGAGATCTAACTAAGAGCAAATGGAGGCTGGCAAAAGGTGACGAGCAATTGGACTTCACGTATTCGACATCTGAAATTCCTCATCATGTATCAGATGAGTGCCTGTCTGAGCTGGCTGTCTGCAGTTATAAGGCAAGGAGGTTGCCCTTGAGTGTTTTGCGTATGGCTGTTCGTTCAGTTTATGAACCAAATGAATATCCTTCCACCATGCAAAGACTATATCAATGGACACCAGATGAGTGCATTCCAGAATTTTATTGTGATCCGCATATATTTTATTCTATACATTCTGGGATGTCTCATTTGGCTGTGCCCTCATGGGCGGGCACCCCCGAGGAATTCATCAAGTTGCATAGAGACGCTTTAGAAAGCGATAGGGTTTCACGCCAACTACATAATTGGATTGACATCACCTTCGGCTACAAATTATGTGGTGACGCTGCTGTTGCTGCCAAAAATGTTATGTTGCCCTCATCTGCTCCTTCAAAACCGAAATCAGTGGGACGCCGTCAACTTTTTACAAAACCACATCCTCCTCGGCGGCTTGCTACCGTGAGAATTTGTGACACGTCCAATGAAGCAGAAATGAATCAACTCCCAACAAGTGACATGACTGAGCAAGCTCTGGTTGTTGGAACTTCATTCTTGCATGAATTGGAAGAAGCAGCTGCATTCTCTGAGCATGCGCCTCATTTGGCTCCTATTTACAACTTGCATCCAGATGATCACGAAGAGCTTGACTCCCCTGGGAAAGGGCTATTAACTAAGAAATTAGAGAATACTACATCCAGAAAAACTGGCTATAGCACCATTACAGTCAAGCCATCTGTCATTGATGTGAATTACCTTCTCAAGAATATTGAAGTGGTCGATGATGTATCTATGGGATATCAAGCACTATTGCTTTGGAAGCAAAAATGTTCCCATCCACACATTTTGTCTGAAGATGTTGCTAATGATATCTTTGCAGTTGGCTGCATCTTAGCAGAACTTCACTTGAGAAGGCCACTTTTTGATCCAACCTCTTTAGCTGTGTACTTAGAGTGTGGTGTCTTACCTGCATTAGTACAAGAACTTCCCCCTGACACTCAAGTTGTTGTTGAATCCTGCATCCAAAAGGATTGGAGGAG GAGGCCTTCTGCCAAATGTCTTTTGGACTCTCCTTATTTTCTAGCAACAGTCAAGTCATCCTACTTGTTTCTTGCCCCCCTTCAGCTTATAGCAAAAGATGAATCACGACTTCGTTATGCTGCAGCTTTTGTCCGACAGGGAGCACTCAAAGCAATGGGAACATTTGCTGCCGAAATGTGTGCTCCTAACTGTTTGAAACTAGTCTTGAATCCTTTATCGGATTCTGAAGCTGAATGGGGTTGCATAATACTCACAGAACTTTTGAGGTGTCTGAATCCAGAAGCAGTAAAGAAACTGGTCATACTTGCTATCCAGAAGATTCTTCAG GGTACTGGTCCTTCACATTTGAAGGTTTCTCTTCTCCAAGGTTCCTTCGTGCTGGATATATGGAACAAGATTGGTAAACAAGCGTATGTGGAAACAGTACATCCATTTGTTGTATCAAACTTACTTGGTACTCCTTGCAAGAGCTCTGCTGTTGCTGCCTCTGTCCTGTTGATTGGCTCTAGTGAGGAACTTGGTGTTCCTGTTACTGTTCATCAG ACGATCTTACCTCTCCTTCACTGCTTTGGCAAGGGGCTCAGTGATGATGGAATTGATGTCTTAGTTAGAATTG GTGGTCTTTTTGGAGAGAATTTCATAGTCAGACAGATTCTACCGTTACTAAGAATTGTCATTCTTTCGTGCATTGACAATTCATTTGCAAATAAGCATGAAGCTGCACAGAGTTGGAGTTCTTTGGTCCTAATGGACTGTCTAATGACTTTAGATGGTCTCACTGCTTCCTTGACAAGGGAGGTGCTTGTTAAGGAGCTTGTTGAG GACGGCAGATTCTTATATCTTCAGGTTCTCATGCAGACCAACTTGGGAATTCAGGTGGTCGAG GGTGCTGCAAGAAATCTGCTAGCTCTTTGTCAGCAAATTGGATCAGATTTAACAGCATTACACGTCCTTCCAAAACTCAGGAAACTTTTTGATGAGCTTGCCTTCTCCCAGGAGAAAGCAGGCCATTCTAGCATCCAGGGCGGAATTCGAGGTCCCAGCACCAAGGGGGAAGATGAGAACAAAATTACAAGCCGTTTGGACCTTGT AATGCTTTTATATCCATCATTTGCATCTCTTCTTGGTATAGAGAAGCTTCGCCAGTGTTGTGCCACATGGTTGCTACTAGAGCAGTTTCTTCTGCGCCGTTATAACTGGAAG TGGGAATCCGCAGGGGAATCCTCACGAAGCGGTCCAGGAACATATGCTAGAAAGCTGTCTCTTGGTGAGAGCTTAACTTCTGAATGTACTCCAGCTAAGAAGTTGCTGAATGGTTTAGGGTGGTCAACACCTCAATCACAAGGAAAAAGAGGCTCCAAAACCCCTACATTAAACAGACATCTGTCTAGCCAACATCAGGATTCTGCAGATAGGAATGCAAGAGGCTCAGATTTTAGCAAGATGGAACCCTGGTATTGGTTCCCGAGTCCAGCTGCTAATTGGAGTGGCCCTGATTTTATTGGCCGTCCTGGTGGTTCAAAGGATGAACTTCCATGGAAAATCAAAGCATCTGTTCTGCACTCTGTTCGAGCACATCACGGAGTGCTAAGATCTATAGCAGTCTGCCAAGATGAATGCTTTCTTTTCACTGCTGGAGTTGGTCCAGGATTCAAAGGGATTGTTCAAAAGTGGGAGTTGTCAAGAATTGATTCTATATCTGGTTATTACGGCCATGAAGAG GTTGTGAATGACATTTGTCTTTTGGCATCCGGTGGAAGGGTAGCATCCTGTGATGGGACAGTGCATGTGTGGAATGGCCAAACGGGGAAGCTAATATCTGTGTTTGCAGAGTTTTCGACAAGCTCTGTGCAACATACTGGCCCTTTGGCCAAAGCTTCAAAGTTGAATGCAGAACAGGCTAATATGCTACATTTCAATTCATTGTCAGGTGGAATATTGAACACTTCATTTGATGGTAATTTATACACTAGTATGCATTACTCAGAATATCTGGACAATCTTGTTGTGGGTACTGGAAATGGCTCTCTCAG ATTCATTGACGTCAGACAAGGTCAAAAATTGCATTTATGGAGGAGTGAAGCTACTGAGTCCAATTTCCCTTCTCTGATTTCTTCCATATGCTCATGTGCTTCGACTAAACAGCAATACGGAAACCCTCAATATCCATCTTGGGTTGCTGTTGGGCAAAGTTCTGGCTATTGCAGATTATTTGATGTGAGGAGTGGAAAAATTATTTCCTCATGGCAAGCTCATGATGGTTTTGTCACAAAG ATAGCCGCACCAGAAGAACATTTGCTGGTTTCGAGCTCCCTTGACCGCACCTTAAGGATTTGGGACTTGAGAAG AAATTGGAAATCGGAACCCTTGGCTTCCAGAGGTCATAGTGATGGTGTTTCTGGTTTCTCCATTTGGGGACAAAATGTGATTTCAATATCCCGCAGTAAAATTGGGATTTCTTCTTTGGCCAGCTCTTCTGATGAA GACGCCCAGCAATTTGTTACGCCTCAATATCTCTATATGGGTGATCGTGAATCAAAGAACGCGTCTGTTTTATCAAGTATAAATATTCTACCTTTCTCGCGGCTCTTTGTTGTTGGAACAGAAGATGGTCATTTGAAGATCTGTTGCTAG